In a genomic window of Jaculus jaculus isolate mJacJac1 chromosome 8, mJacJac1.mat.Y.cur, whole genome shotgun sequence:
- the LOC101611546 gene encoding cyclic AMP-dependent transcription factor ATF-1-like, with product MEDSHKINTSKTAPQPGSAVQGAHISHTALQVSSLSESEESQDSSDSIGSSQEAHGILAWRPSYRKILKDLSSEETRSRKGDRENPGVSAVTSMSVPTPIYQTSSRQYIAIAPNGALQLASPGTDGVQGLQTLTMTNSGNPQQGAILQYAQTPDGQQILVPSNQVVVQTASGDVQTYQIRTTPSATSLPQAVVMTSPVTLTSQATKTDDPQLKREIRLMKNREAARECRRKKKEYVKCLENRVAVLENQNKTLIEELKTLKDLYSHKSV from the coding sequence ATGGAAGATTCCCACAAGATTAACACTTCCAAGACTGCACCTCAGCCTGGTTCAGCAGTTCAGGGAGCTCATATTTCTCATACTGCCCTGCAGGTTTCATCTTTATCAGAAAGCGAGGAGTCTCAGGACTCATCTGACAGCATAGGCTCCTCACAGGAAGCTCACGGGATCCTAGCATGGCGCCCTTCTTACAGAAAAATTTTGAAAGACCTCTCTTCTGAAGAAACACGAagcagaaaaggagacagagaaaatccTGGCGTTTCTGCTGTTACTTCTATGTCTGTTCCAACTCCCATCTACCAGACCAGCAGCAGACAGTACATTGCCATTGCCCCAAATGGAGCCTTGCAGTTGGCCAGTCCAGGCACAGACGGAGTACAGGGACTACAGACCTTAACCATGACAAATTCAGGCAATCCTCAGCAAGGTGCGATTCTCCAGTATGCACAGACCCCTGATGGACAGCAAATACTTGTGCCCAGCAACCAGGTGGTTGTGCAAACTGCATCAGGAGATGTGCAGACATACCAGATCCGCACCACACCATCGGCCACTTCGCTGCCACAAGCTGTGGTGATGACGTCGCCTGTCACTCTTACCTCTCAGGCAACTAAGACAGATGACCCCcaattgaaaagagaaataagattGATGAAAAACAGAGAAGCTGCTCGAGAATGtcggaggaagaagaaagagtatGTCAAATGCCTGGAAAATCGAGTTgcagtcctggaaaatcaaaataaaactctcATAGAAGAGTTAAAAACTTTGAAGGATCTTTATTCTCATaaaagtgtttga